The following coding sequences are from one Rutidosis leptorrhynchoides isolate AG116_Rl617_1_P2 chromosome 11, CSIRO_AGI_Rlap_v1, whole genome shotgun sequence window:
- the LOC139874974 gene encoding probable serine/threonine-protein kinase PBL28: MSSSEVYPRNYLIPMEEIKSATNDLSDSNLIIKRPPRWMGTPRSLIYKGKLSGGWGHRVVSIKRRVINNKERKSELISEELAIATSFHHENIITFIGYCIEGDETIKVQEYAMNGSLLDYLKDEYKKRNLTWAQRLKIGIGAARGLKHLHDGRVFHKKFSSKSILLDENLEAKITGFSDSEFVPENQLTIGMDWLSLSCKLESSVYHMDRPTMDGIIKALEEVLEIQIQELRITPKNF; the protein is encoded by the exons ATGTCTTCTTCAGAGGTATACCCAAGAAATTATTTAATTCCGATGGAGGAGATAAAGTCTGCTACTAATGACTTAAGTGACAGTAATTTGATCATAAAAAGGCCGCCCAGGTGGATGGGGACACCGCGTAGTTTGATCTACAAGGGAAAGCTCTCTGGGGGATGGGGACACCGCGTGGTTTCTATCAAACGCAGAGTCATCAATAATAAAGAAAGAAAGAGCGAGCTGATCAGTGAAGAGCTTGCGATAGCAACCAGTTTCCACCATGAAAACATCATCACTTTCATTGGTTACTGTATTGAAGGCGACGAGACAATTAAGGTTCAAGAATATGCCATGAATGGAAGCCTTTTAGATTATCTGAAAGATGAATATAAGAAGCGTAACTTAACATGGGCACAACGCCTTAAGATTGGCATCGGCGCAGCAAGAGGTTTAAAACACCTTCACGACGGCAGAGTTTTTCACAAAAAATTCTCATCCAAGTCAATATTATTAGATGAAAATTTGGAAGCCAAAATCACTGGGTTTAGTGATTCAGAATTTGTCCCTGAAAATCAGCTAacaattggtatggattggctttcTTTGTCCTGCAAACTAGAATCAAGCGTTTATCATATG GATCGGCCTACAATGGATGGGATCATCAAGGCACTTGAGGAAGTACTAGAAATTCAG ataCAAGAACTAAGAATAACTCCAAAAAACTTCTGA